The Candidatus Saccharibacteria bacterium genome has a segment encoding these proteins:
- a CDS encoding thermonuclease family protein translates to MQKSIPAASKIMRLLFGRSRKKSLSYYFIVIVLAFGIWIFNAESTQTQLQQTPPGTYQVVSVSDGDTITVLMSGEEQTIRFIGVDTPETHHPQKPVQCFGQAASNFTTELIGDNNVRLEADPESDNRDIYNRLLRYVYLPDGTNVNAEIVAQGYGFAPVTYAHGKLEEFKQLETTARTQQRGLWAGCDIEVNQYGSEETQAAGGTEDGR, encoded by the coding sequence ATGCAAAAGTCGATTCCAGCAGCTTCTAAAATAATGCGGTTGCTATTTGGTAGATCACGCAAGAAAAGTCTTAGCTACTATTTTATAGTTATTGTGCTAGCTTTTGGAATTTGGATATTTAATGCTGAATCGACCCAAACTCAGCTACAGCAAACCCCACCCGGCACATACCAAGTGGTTTCTGTCAGCGATGGCGACACAATAACGGTGTTAATGAGCGGGGAAGAGCAAACAATTCGCTTTATTGGTGTCGACACCCCAGAAACTCATCACCCGCAAAAACCAGTCCAATGTTTTGGCCAAGCAGCTTCGAACTTTACAACAGAGCTTATTGGCGATAACAATGTTCGACTCGAAGCCGATCCAGAGAGCGATAATCGCGACATTTACAATCGGTTGCTGCGTTATGTTTATTTGCCAGACGGAACAAATGTAAACGCAGAGATCGTTGCTCAGGGATACGGATTTGCACCCGTTACGTATGCGCACGGCAAGCTAGAAGAATTCAAACAACTTGAAACAACCGCTCGCACCCAGCAACGCGGTTTGTGGGCGGGGTGCGATATTGAGGTGAATCAGTACGGAAGCGAAGAAACACAAGCGGCTGGCGGCACGGAAGATGGAAGATAG